In Rosa chinensis cultivar Old Blush chromosome 1, RchiOBHm-V2, whole genome shotgun sequence, a genomic segment contains:
- the LOC112182326 gene encoding U11/U12 small nuclear ribonucleoprotein 31 kDa protein — protein MAPKKKRSNDDDDEDELESLCNRYPSAPQAQKPTTKPTGSGSGSGTLAPSKSTLYVSNLDYSLTNSDLHTLFSRFGKIARVTVLKDRDTRRSRGVAFVQFVTRDDAVRSAREMHGKILNGRKLSASIAEDNGRAAEFIKKREYKDKSRCYECGAEGHLSYECPKNQLGPRERPPQKKVRRGGGGGGGGGGGRGGEARGEDEGEWESGGERFEDDNWASVVDGGAGQRLLLSEEEEEEEEEKKRKKKIKKAGYFSDESDHDDED, from the coding sequence ATGGcgccaaagaagaagaggagcaacgacgacgacgacgaagaCGAATTGGAATCCCTCTGCAACCGCTACCCCTCCGCCCCGCAGGCCCAAAAGCCCACCACCAAGCCCACCGGGTCGGGTTCGGGTTCCGGAACCCTAGCCCCGTCGAAATCCACCCTCTACGTCTCCAACCTCGACTACTCCCTCACCAACTCCGACCTCCACACCCTCTTCTCCCGCTTCGGCAAGATCGCCCGCGTCACCGTCCTCAAAGACCGCGACACCCGCCGGAGCCGCGGCGTCGCCTTCGTCCAGTTCGTCACGCGCGACGACGCCGTAAGGTCGGCGCGTGAGATGCACGGGAAGATTCTGAACGGCCGGAAGCTCTCGGCGTCGATCGCGGAGGATAACGGACGCGCCGCCGAGTTTATAAAGAAGAGGGAGTACAAGGACAAGAGCCGGTGCTACGAGTGCGGCGCCGAGGGGCACTTGAGTTATGAGTGCCCGAAGAACCAGCTGGGGCCGAGGGAGCGGCCGCCGCAGAAGAAAGTAAGGAGaggcggcggcggaggaggaggaggaggtggaggtagAGGGGGTGAGGCGCGTGGGGAGGACGAGGGGGAGTGGGAGAGTGGGGGCGAGAGGTTTGAGGATGATAATTGGGCGTCTGTGGTGGATGGTGGGGCCGGGCAGAGGTTGCTGTTgagtgaggaggaggaggaggaggaggaggagaagaagaggaagaagaagattaagAAGGCTGGGTATTTTAGTGATGAGAGTGATCATGATGATGAGGATTAG
- the LOC121049643 gene encoding uncharacterized protein LOC121049643: MAKAKGESSSTATPKPRKDWTEEEVRDLQADFKAKNSIFTALSEREKLRISHCDTAKQAWDLLQTTYEGNKKVRAQKLQALIFEFETMTMGDDETVDDFHGRILKISGQCSSLGAPFDEDKIVKKILRALPEKFHSKVTSIEDSFDTDEYPLDELIGNLKTYEMRLKPEKKNKGVAFKAVKGTKEEEETPDLALLTKEFKRFLKNKNSSRNSNAPRKNTYTGSGSNNDYTNKSGKGNFKANHSGKPKCYECGGYGHISTDCGNRKHENSNNKSLLSTWSDDESQEIDNVALVSSLLPDSDSDEFFYDDETNVRCRQLYKASKATLQRNLSLEKEVDFLKTEKEKMEQLLKSSQSTWLLEKGKHVSESADLQGNQGLVTWKTERDEYLNKIKLLELEVKGQQALNLELLAKNEALQEELKSTQERFTKFDVSSIAMSKLLGSGKAPHDTCGLGYTGENSKCTKFVRASRPSIEKKEGSTDDSVKNVKEGQPNQNFQVKRNQESPTDQNRYTNSRTFIPTCHHCGKIGHIRPRCHERFSNSQLSQEKCTVESLSFELKEQKELINRLTEIVSKKNFQTEKRKVVWTKKNESKSLQSYIDKANNTCLFACANETQQNPHIEATCLVALTALADKRRDFWYVDSGCSRHMTGDKTWFTSFKDENTTGSVTFGDGRKANILARGTVNTPGIPNLKNVLFVEGLTANLISVSQLADDYEDVWFNKQRCLVLNQKGEGIMGGKRSFDNCYHIQANESSSLQPCLSVKTTEETFELWQKKMGHVNYQDLLKLSSKQCVRGLPNLKGKTDKICGDCKIGKQTKAPHKVVNSATTSNVLELLHMDLMGPAQSESIGGKSYMLVVVDDFSRYTWVNFLKDKTETFESFKNLSQNLIIEKQSSNTSIVRVRSDNGTEFKNASFSNYFHELGVSHEFSAPITPQQNGIVERKNRVLLDMARVMLHAAGLSTNFWAEAISTACYTINRVFFRPGTDQTAYELWKGKKPNVGHFHIFGSPCYILRDSEHLGKFDARSDDGVFLGYSLNSRAYRVYNKRTRVVMESINVSIDDQCVKQEESFADPSPSSITPPIDAEASTDEEEEEISDNIFEPAPIQRKGFKQVQKDHSSQDIIGNLTDGPTTRRKATAQVSTSEVSEGNVLLCFITENLLSMNIISHFGFVSIVEQKNIKAALLDDNWISAMQDELNQFTRNDVWYLVPRPSKCNVIGTKWIFRNKSDEKGNVIRNKARLVAQGYSQVEGLDFDQTFALVARLESVRLLLSVSCHLRFKLFQMDVKTAFLNGNLQEKVYVEQPPGFQDPHNLDHVYRLKKALYGLKQAP; the protein is encoded by the coding sequence ATGGCAAAAGCAAAAGGAGAAAGCTCTTCCACTGCCACTCCCAAACCAAGGAAGGATTGGACTGAGGAAGAAGTTCGTGATTTGCAAGCAGATTTCAAGGCTAAGAATAGCATTTTCACAGCCCTATCTGAACGAGAAAAATTGAGAATCAGTCACTGTGACACTGCCAAGCAAGCATGGGATCTTCTACAGACTACGtatgaaggaaacaaaaaggtACGTGCACAGAAACTGCAAGCACTCATATTTGAATTCGAAACCATGActatgggagatgatgaaaccgTGGATGATtttcatggtagaattcttAAAATTTCCGGTCAATGTAGTAGTCTGGGAGCAccttttgatgaagataagaTAGTTAAAAAGATACTCAGGGCCCTGCcagaaaagtttcattcaaaagtcACCAGCATAGAGGACTCTTTTGACACTGACGAGTATCCACTCGATGAGCTCATTGGAAATCTTAAAACCTATGAGATGAGGCTaaaacctgagaagaaaaacaagggtGTAGCCTTCAAGGCTGTGAAAGGAACAAAGGAGGAAGAGGAAACACCAGATCTTGCCCTACTGACAAAGGAATTCAAAAGATTTCTCAAAAACAAGAACTCTTCTAGAAATTCAAATGCTCCGAGAAAGAATACATATACCGGCAGTGGTAGCAATAATGACTACACCAACAAgagtggaaaaggaaacttcaaAGCAAATCACTCAGGAAAACCTAAATGCTATGAATGTGGTGGCTACGGTCACATCTCTACTGATTGTGGAAATAGGAAGCATGAAAATAGCAACAACAAGTCTCTTCTTTCAACTTGGAGTGATGATGAGTCTCAAGAAATCGACAACGTGGCTCTTGTATCATCACTTCTACCTGATTCTGATAGTGACGAGTTTTTCTAtgatgatgaaacaaatgtCCGCTGCAGACAACTCTACAAAGCTTCAAAGGCAACCCTACAAAGAAACTTGAGTTTGGAAAAGGAAGTAGATTTTCTTAaaaccgaaaaagaaaaaatggagcAATTATTGAAGTCTTCACAATCTACATGGTTACTGGAGAAAGGCAAACATGTAAGTGAATCAGCAGATCTACAAGGTAACCAAGGGTTAGTGACATGGAAGACTGAAAGGGATGAGTACCTCAACAAGATCAAATTGCTGGAACTGGAAGTTAAAGGACAACAAGCATTAAACTTGGAACTGTTGGCTAAAAATGAGGCATTGCAAGAGGAGTTAAAATCGACTCAAGAAAGGTTCACCAAGTTCGATGTAAGTTCTATTGCCATGTCTAAATTGCTCGGATCAGGAAAAGCTCCTCATGACACTTGTGGGTTAGGATACACTGGAGAAAATTCCAAATGTACCAAGTTCGTAAGAGCATCAAGACCTtctatagaaaagaaagaaggctCCACTGATGATTCTGTCAAAAATGTGAAGGAAGGTCAACCGAATCAAAACTTTCAAGTAAAACGTAATCAAGAGTCTCCCACTGATCAGAACAGGTACACAAACTCAAGAACTTTTATTCCTACTTGTCATCACTGTGGTAAGATAGGCCATATCAGACCTAGGTGTCATGAAAGATTTTCAAACTCACAGCTTTCTCAAGAAAAATGCACTGTTGAATCTCTAAGTTTTGAacttaaagaacaaaaagaactcATTAACAGATTAACTGAAATTGTTTCGAAGAAAAACTTTCaaactgaaaaaagaaaagtcgtttggaccaagaaaaatgaaagcaaaagcCTTCAGTCTTACATTGATAAAGCTAATAATACATGTCTGTTCGCTTGTGCAAACGAAACTCAACAAAACCCTCACATTGAGGCTACTTGTTTGGTAGCCTTGACTGCATTAGCTGACAAGAGACGAGATTTCTGGTATGTCGATAGTGGCTGCTCTAGACACATGACCGGAGACAAAACCTGGTTTACTTCATTTAAAGATGAAAACACAACTGGATCAGTCACGTTCGGAGATGGTAGGAAAGCAAATATTCTGGCTCGAGGTACAGTGAACACCCCAGGTATACCTAATCTCAAGAATGTATTATTTGTTGAAGGCTTAACTGCAAATCTGATTAGCGTAAGCCAATTGGCTGATGACTATGAAGATGTGTGGTTTAACAAACAGAGATGTTTGGTCTTAAATCAGAAAGGAGAAGGTATTatgggaggtaagagatcttTTGATAATTGTTATCATATTCAAGCTAATGAATCTTCCAGCTTGCAGCCTTGTTTGTCTGTAAAAACCACAGAGGAAACCTTTGAGCTTTGGCAAAAAAAGATGGGACATGTAAACTATCAGGACTTGCTGAAATTATCTTCCAAGCAATGTGTCCGAGGCTTACCAAATTTAAAGGGCAAAACTGATAAGATATGTGGAGATTGTAAAATTGGAAAGCAAACCAAGGCTCCTCACAAAGTGGTGAATTCTGCAACAACCTCAAACGTATTGGAACTGTTACACATGGATCTCATGGGACCAGCTCAATCTGAAAGTATTGGAGGTAAGAGCTACATGCTAGTAGTTGTAGATGATTTCTCAAGATACACCTGGGTAAATTTCTTAAAAGACAAGACTGAAACGTTTGAGTCTTTTAAAAATTTAAGTCAAAATTTGATCATTGAAAAGCAGTCATCAAATACTAGCATAGTGAGAGTAAGATCAGATAATGGTACTGAATTCAAAAATGCCTCTTTCTCTAACTATTTTCATGAGCTTGGTGTGTCGCATGAGTTCTCAGCTCCAATCACTCCACAGCAAAATGGCattgtggaaaggaaaaatagggtaTTGCTGGACATGGCTCGAGTAATGTTACATGCTGCAGGTTTGAGCACAAACTTTTGGGCTGAGGCTATAAGTACTGCTTGTTATACAATAAACAGAGTATTTTTCAGACCAGGTACTGATCAAACAGCTTATGAGCTTTGGAAAGGTAAAAAGCCAAATGTTGGACACTTTCATATTTTTGGCAGTCCTTGCTACATCTTACGAGATAGTGAGCACCTTGGTAAATTTGATGCTagaagtgatgatggtgtgTTCCTGGGATACTCTCTAAACAGTAGAGCTTATAGGGTTTACAATAAACGAACCAGAGTTGTTATGGAATCCATTAATGTCTCTATTGATGATCAATGTGTAAAACAGGAAGAATCATTTGCAGATCCATCACCTTCCTCTATCACACCACCAATAGATGCAGAAGCTTCAactgatgaagaggaagaggaaatcTCTGAcaatatttttgaaccagctCCCATCCAAAGGAAAGGGTTCAAGCAAGTTCAAAAGGACCACTCCTCTCAAGATATCATCGGAAATCTGACAGATGGACCGACAACTAGAAGAAAAGCCACTGCTCAGGTAAGCACTTCTGAGGTAAGTGAAGGGAATGTGTTGCTATGTTTTATTACTGAAAATCTGCTAAGCATGAACATTATatctcattttggttttgtgtccatagttgaacaaaaaaatattaaggCAGCTTTATTGGATGATAACTGGATTAGTGCCATGCAGGATGAGCTGAATCAGTTcactaggaatgatgtgtggtaccTGGTACCTCGACCTAGTAAATGCAATGTTATAGGAACCAAGTGGATTTTCAGAAACAAAAGTGATGAAAAGGGGAATGTGATTAGGAACAAAGCTAGACTAGTTGCTCAGGGATACTCTCAGGTCGAAGGTCTTGACTTTGACCAGACATTTGCCCTTGTAGCTAGATTAGAATCAGTTAGATTACTTCTGTCTGTTTCATGTCATCTCAGGTTCAAAttgtttcaaatggatgtcaaaactgctTTTCTGAATGGGAATCTTCAGGAAAAAGTTTATGTGGAACAGCCACCAGGTTTCCAAGATCCACATAACTTGGATCATGTCTACCGGCTTAAGAAAGCTTTGTATGGACTAAAGCAGGCTCCCTGA
- the LOC121049645 gene encoding secreted RxLR effector protein 161-like produces MESAFEMSMCGELTFFLGLQVKQMDTGLFLSQIKYAENLIKKFGLESKKIVSNPMSTTTKLSEDQDGKSVDHALYRSMIGSLLYLTASRPDISYSVGVCARFQANPKESHMEAVKRIIRYISGTIGCGIFYTFDTNVEIAGYSDADWGGNLKDRKSTSGGCFFIGNNLVAWHSKKQNCISLSTAEAEYVAAGSCCTQMLWMKQMLHDYGIPQGKLSIFCDNTSAINITKNPVQHSRTKHIDL; encoded by the coding sequence ATGGAAAGTGcatttgaaatgagcatgtgtggtgaaCTAACCTTTTTTCTTGGACTGCAAGTAAAGCAGATGGACACAGGTTTGTTCCTCTCTCAAATAAAATACGCTGAAAATTTGATCAAGAAATTTGGTCTTGAATCTAAGAAGATAGTGAGCAATCCCATGAGTACCACCACTAAGCTGAGCGAAGACCAGGATGGGAAATCAGTTGATCACGCATTGTATCGCAGTATGATAGGCAGCTTGCTCTATCTCACCGCCAGCAGACCTGATATATCTTATAGTGTGGGAGTGTGCGCTCGCTTTCAAGCTAACCCTAAAGAATCACACATGGAAGCTGTCAAAAGAATCATCAGATACATCTCAGGTACAATTGGATGTGGCATTTTCTATACCTTTGACACTAACGTAGAAATTGCAGGATATTCTGACGCTGACTGGGGAGGAAACTTGAAGGATAGAAAAAGTACTTCAGGGGGATGTTTCTTCATAGGCAACAATCTGGTTGCCTGgcatagcaagaaacaaaattgcatttCTCTTTCTACTGCAGAAGCTGAGTATGTTGCAGCTGGGAGTTGTTGCACGCAAAtgctttggatgaagcaaatgcttcatgaCTATGGCATccctcaaggtaagttgtctatcTTTTGTGACAACACTAGTGCCATCAACATCACTAAGAATCCTGTTCAACATTCTCgaacaaagcacattgatctTTGA
- the LOC121049647 gene encoding putative F-box protein At3g58860 produces MIFVSKQWEGVWFSDPILDFDESIGNYYGHAQHEKFVKFINNILKRYLKFCDDQELKLLAVKKFRLCMRRYLSSDAPNVDKWLSLLFERSIEELDISLISGITGDLENYSVSHTTLVNAKSLTSLNLECVTIKNMDGYYSYTYEVKKRTMVPRADDLVSKCLLPSLKTMSLKTVQFDHGALFPLIWECPVIEFLSLTSCSFENCRDYCQHLFSSSLKFLNIDKCNFIGLRIGEAVNLESFRLVSPLLEDLVLDNCVKLKDMNIENTRWNQY; encoded by the coding sequence ATGATCTTTGTTTCCAAGCAATGGGAAGGTGTATGGTTTTCAGATCCGATATTAGATTTCGACGAGAGTATTGGCAATTACTATGGCCATGCCCAGCATGAAAAGTTTGTCAAGTTCATCAACAACATCTTGAAAAGGTATTTGAAATTTTGTGATGATCAAGAACTTAAACTCTTAGCAGTTAAAAAATTCAGGCTTTGCATGAGGAGGTACTTATCCAGCGACGCTCCTAACGTAGATAAATGGTTGAGTTTGCTATTTGAGAGAAGCATCGAGGAGTTAGATATCAGCCTAATTAGTGGAATAACTGGTGATTTGGAAAACTATTCTGTGTCGCATACGACGCTTGTTAATGCAAAATCTTTAACTAGTCTGAATTTGGAGTGTGTGACTATAAAGAACATGGATGGATATTATTCCTATACTTATGAAGTCAAGAAGAGGACGATGGTTCCTAGAGCTGATGATCTTGTATCTAAATGCCTTCTTCCCTCTTTGAAAACAATGTCCCTCAAAACTGTGCAATTCGACCATGGTGCTCTCTTTCCCCTAATTTGGGAGTGCCCTGTCATCGAATTTCTATCATTAACTTCATGTTCTTTTGAAAATTGCAGAGATTATTGCCAGCATCTCTTTAGTTCGAGTCTCAAATTCTTGAATATTGATAAATGCAATTTCATCGGTCTACGCATTGGTGAAGCTGTAAATCTTGAATCTTTTCGATTGGTTTCACCATTGCTTGAGGATTTGGTGTTGGACAATTGTGTCAAGTTGAAAGACATGAATATtgaaaatactagatggaacCAATATTAG
- the LOC112182325 gene encoding uncharacterized protein LOC112182325: MHGFSTVDGFVEITECLGEMIKYVANEPSVGLYYVQQHTQNAVPNLVGLRNNVVNKSRETTLHTEDSEDSITMVRSMKECGFPVADEMIRDIKKSLVLMSTKQPKRGLINNQGSASQLGRGSSWKPASWSRSPSDAQQDSGGSYFSTVLKSARQKASNLKWPQLDPKELTEVASYSNPPVSVATASTSSSLPDTEADELPLSSHITDEPQEEQVDESLSTHNLSSLSENFDEFKADKEVKLREWLEGTDNLVNPGGASDAERS; this comes from the coding sequence ATGCATGGATTCTCCACCGTCGACGGCTTTGTTGAGATAACTGAATGCTTGGGAGAGATGATTAAGTATGTGGCAAACGAACCCTCAGTGGGGCTTTATTATGTTCAGCAGCACACTCAAAATGCTGTGCCCAATCTCGTTGGTCTCAGAAATAATGTTGTGAACAAGTCGCGTGAAACAACTTTGCACACTGAAGATTCTGAGGATTCCATAACCATGGTGAGATCGATGAAAGAATGTGGATTCCCCGTTGCTGATGAGATGATTAGAGACATAAAGAAATCTCTTGTACTTATGTCTacaaaacaaccaaaaagaGGGCTAATCAACAACCAGGGATCAGCTTCTCAGCTGGGAAGAGGAAGTTCTTGGAAACCAGCCAGTTGGAGTCGTTCACCAAGTGATGCCCAGCAGGATAGTGGAGGCAGTTATTTTTCCACTGTATTAAAATCTGCAAGACAAAAGGCCAGCAATTTGAAGTGGCCGCAACTTGATCCTAAAGAACTAACAGAGGTCGCCTCCTACTCTAACCCACCAGTATCAGTTGCTACTGCAAGCACTAGTTCGTCTCTGCCAGATACAGAAGCTGATGAGCTGCCCTTGTCGAGTCATATTACAGATGAACCGCAAGAAGAACAAGTTGATGAGAGCTTGTCGACACATAATTTGTCTTCATTGTCAGAAAACTTTGATGAGTTCAAGGCTGATAAAGAAGTTAAACTACGAGAGTGGTTGGAAGGGACCGACAATCTAGTTAATCCCGGAGGAGCAAGTGATGCAGAAAGATCTTAG
- the LOC121050648 gene encoding U1 small nuclear ribonucleoprotein 70 kDa-like translates to MDVERYEQREERYDRDDSPVREQREDGNSDDLEENVSRHRSKHRKKSSRGEERDSRSKDRDRSRRSGGGDDVVKEREKESKDLEKDRVSKERRKDDRDERYKDRSRDNKVRERDYDREKEHERGKDRKDRGKDREGDKDGDKGRDKERAKEKIRDREIEGKGKRQG, encoded by the coding sequence ATGGATGTGGAGAGGTATGAACAGCGTGAGGAGAGATATGATCGAGATGACTCTCCGGTGAGAGAGCAGCGGGAGGATGGGAATTCTGATGATTTAGAAGAGAATGTGAGCAGGCATAGGAGCAAGCATAGGAAGAAGAGTAGCCGAGGGGAAGAGAGGGATAGTAGAAGTAAAGACCGGGATAGGTCGAGGAgaagtggtggtggtgatgatgttgtcaaggaaagagagaaagaatctAAAGATTTGGAAAAGGATCGTGTGTCTAAGGAAAGGAGGAAGGATGATAGGGATGAGCGATATAAGGATAGGAGTAGAGATAACAAGGTGAGGGAGAGAGATTATGATCGAGAGAAGGAGCATGAGAGGGGGAAAGACAGAAAGGATCGAGGGAAGGATAGAGAGGGAGACAAGGATGGTGATAAAGGACGAGACAAAGAGAGGGCGAAAGAGAAGATTAGGGATAGGGAGATCGAAGGAAAGGGAAAGAGACAGggctaa